From Salvelinus namaycush isolate Seneca chromosome 24, SaNama_1.0, whole genome shotgun sequence, one genomic window encodes:
- the taf1b gene encoding TATA box-binding protein-associated factor RNA polymerase I subunit B, with amino-acid sequence MDEEQTGGYSDICGQCGEVDWGVSDEGRFYCRSCHNVIERTKEVVDTNTLMIGTSRVSSISKGTRRKKLEQGRAWMVCEGFQFILKHQAEALLAMGVCPQFKDDVLCQFWRMYLQKSRQAYTKNPVHDGKFRLRSQGSGESDSAPESSVMSDSMMSVSETDGDGDWASGGGSVSGHTSDGGSSVCSGSIDAVSYLTPRQRRSQGLMSMPKTLALCHLALLWAREAITLADLLRFVNGGHIPYVNAYEDFPEEMRLYGRDSLIFRVESIPSYSHLHKEAQTLAVFLELPLFPPITLDCLLHPSLLTLRYLTEVNLPDELHDWVCRIMEKAGMESSVTFEPMRSRSPLPHYDVQAAALIIIAMKLLFKLDDHTEWDLSSDASDQNKENPDGNSFNLRRWYKAMQTALTTAARRQQDNIARKHWKPQKPLYTSKKDKSVVLKRRRIAEQLQLSFQKLSGSPVAPPSSPPSSFCFRWGEEEGEEVWDGPSLHHQTLDSSVRQSGASLQPSNPEYWHPALRACKPRFCKSHYAEVEATLPRMYVWLLDLFSFLLGVKPGCVYEEVLKVERRFLGSSKSQPRARATPRETQPKKLPKRKQTRKTCSR; translated from the exons ATGGACGAAGAACAAACG GGGGGCTACAGCGATATCTGTGGCCAGTGTGGAGAGGTGGACTGGGGGGTGTCGGATGAGGGTCGGTTCTACTGCAGGTCCTGTCATAATGTCATCGAG AGAACAAAAGAAGTTGTGGATACAAACACTCTTATGATTGGTACCAGCAGAGTGTCCTCCATCTCCAAGGGAACCAGAAGGAAAAAACTAG AGCAAGGGCGAGCGTGGATGGTGTGTGAGGGCTTTCAGTTCATCCTAAAGCACCAGGCTGAGGCTCTCCTGGCCATGGGAGTCTGCCCACAGTTCAAG GATGACGTGCTGTGTCAGTTTTGGAGAATGTACCTACAGAAGAGCCGACAGGCCTACACCAAGAATCCTGTGCATGATGGGAAATTTAGACTG CGTTCTCAGGGCTCTGGGGAGTCAGACAGTGCTCCGGAGTCGTCAGTGATGAGTGACTCTATGATGTCTGTCTCTGAGACAGACGGGGATGGAGATTGGGCCAGTGGAGGAGGCTCTGTCTCAG GTCACACCAGTGACGGAGGCTCCTCTGTGTGTTCCGGTTCTATTGACGCCGTCTCGTACCTGACCCCGCGCCAGAGGAGGAGCCAGGGGTTGATGAGCATGCCCAAGACCCTGGCACTGTGCCACCTGGCCCTGCTGTGGGCCAGAGAGGCCATCACACTGGCAGACCTGCTCAG GTTTGTGAATGGGGGCCACATCCCCTATGTGAACGCCTACGAGGACTTCCCAGAGGAGATGAGGCTCTACGGCCGAGACTCACTCATCTTCAGAGTGGAG TCTATCCCCTCTTACAGCCACCTGCACAAGGAGGCCCAGACCCTGGCTGTGTTCCTGGAGCTACCCCTCTTCCCCCCCATCACCCTGGActgcctgctgcacccctccCTGCTCACTCTCCGCTACCTCACCGAAGTCAACCTGCCCG ACGAGCTGCATGACTGGGTGTGCAGGATCATGGAGAAGGCTGGTATGGAGTCGTCCGTGACCTTTGAACCCATGAGGTCCAGATCCCCTCTCCCACACTACGATGTCCAGGCTGCTGCCCTGATCATCATCGCCATGAAGCTGCTCTTCAAACTAGACGACCACACTGAGTG GGATTTATCCAGTGACGCAAGTGACCAAAACAAGGAAAACCCAG ATGGGAACAGCTTTAACCTGAGGAGGTGGTACAAGGCAATGCAGACTGCCCTGACCACAGCTGCACGGAGACAGCAGGACAACATAGCCAG AAAGCATTGGAAGCCCCAGAAACCTCTATACACCTCGAAGAAAGACAAGTCGGTCGTTCTCAAAAGGAGAC GTATTGCAGAGCAGCTCCAGTTGAGTTTCCAGAAACTGTCTGGTTCCCCTGTGGCCCCAccatcctcccctccctccagctTCTGTTTCCGCtggggtgaggaggagggggaggaggtctGGGACGGGCCCAGCCTGCACCACCAGACCCTGGACAGCAGTGTCCGGCAGAGCGGGGCAAGCCTCCAGCCCTCCAACCCAGAATACTGGCACCCAGCCCTGAGGGCCTGCAAGCCCAG GTTTTGTAAGAGCCACTATGCGGAGGTAGAGGCCACTCTGCCCAGGATGTACGTGTGGCTGTTGGacctcttctccttcctcctggGGGTTAAACCTGGCTGTGTATACGAGGAGGTACTGAAGGTGGAGAGGCGCTTCCTCGGGAGCAGCAAGTCCCAGCCCAGGGCAAGAGCTACGCCCAGAGAGACACAGCCCAAAAAACTACCCAAACGCAAACAAACCAGAAAAACTTGTTCTAGGTGA
- the LOC120019250 gene encoding grainyhead-like protein 1 homolog: MTQELGKKRGVLVLQNEPSYSGGQRQAFTEDDEAWRAFLENPLTAASKAMMSINGDEDSANALGLLYDYYKVPRDRRTTGQPKTEVLLGNTDPNKINVMMPLQDSALRAVPRNTAAKGSSQPSRGDKIRALYPASDSIVCLSSPPSYSISTGRALALHSFPVGLPPGPHSSHSSQSDGMAFSHQLNHSQYSPRAKSLTPDSTYTEPYKDSSNEVFPLSEELQQRMASIPPGGYPYYSLTASQHFEYMLEAPQSIRPKSGSGQMSYLNKGQFYPITLRELGGPTVLPHLNGAFRSVVMLVFGEEKFTDDQLKHWRYWHSRQHTAKQRCIDIADYKESFNTIASIEEIAYNAISFTWDTKDEPRVFVSVNCLSTDFSPQKGVRGLPLNLQIDTYSCGGHGDKLVHRAYCQIKVFCDKGAERKIRDEERKQTQRKGRGQETTAACVEDPLKLKHVDITSFKAMSDMDSQPVLFIPEVYFPSTQRHHACLSDDGEDGLGQKRLLHYDEEFDSATHKRARREEPEKVLLYVRKETEEVFDALMLRTPTLAGLLEAVSDKYELPLGKMGKVYKRCKKGILVHMDDNIIKHYSNEDAFHIRMEEVGGKVLLTLTEI; encoded by the exons ATGACACAGGAGCTTGGCAA AAAGAGGGGTGTTCTGGTTCTCCAGAATGAGCCGTCGTACAGCGGCGGTCAGCGGCAAGCATTCACGGAGGATGACGAGGCATGGAGGGCCTTCCTGGAGAACCCCCTGACTGCCGCCTCCAAGGCCATGATGAGCATCAATGGAGATGAGGACAGTGCCAACGCTCTGGGCCTGCTCTACGACTACTACAAG GTGCCACGAGATAGGAGAACGACTGGACAGCCCAAAACAGAAGTGCTCCTGGGCAATACTGATCCAAACAAAAT AAATGTCATGATGCCACTCCAAGACTCTGCCCTGAGGGCCGTCCCTCGCAACACTGCGGCCAAGGGCAGCAGCCAACCCAGCCGGGGGGACAAGATCCGGGCTCTCTACCCAGCCTCAGACTCCATAGTCTGCCTCTCCAGCCCTCCCTCCTACTCCATCAGCACAGGGCGGGCCCTGGCCCTGCACTCCTTCCCAGTGGGCCTCCCCCCTGGTCCCCACAGCTCCCACAGTTCTCAGTCCGACGGAATGGCCTTCAGTCACCAGCTCAACCACAGCCAGTACAGCCCCAGAGCCAAGAGCCTCACACCCGATTCCACCTACACAGAGCCCTACAAGGACAGCTCCAATGAG GTCTTCCCTCTCTCGGAGGAGCTCCAGCAACGTATGGCCTCCATCCCTCCCGGTGGATACCCTTACTACAGCTTGACAGCAAG tcaacactTTGAGTACATGCTGGAGGCTCCCCAGTCTATCCGGCCCAAGAGCGGCAGTGGCCAGATGAGTTACCTGAACAAGGGCCAGTTCTACCCCATCACCCTGAGAGAGCTAGGGGGCCCCACGGTCCTACCCCACCTCAATGGAGCATTCCGG AGTGTGGTGATGCTGGTGTTTGGAGAGGAAAAGTTCACAGATGACCAGCTCAAACACTGGAGATATTGGCACAGCAGACAGCACACAGCCAAGCAGCGCTGCATTGATATTG CTGACTACAAAGAGAGCTTCAATACGATTGCCAGTATTGAGGAGATTGCCTACAATGCCATCTCTTTCACATGGGACACTAAGGACGAGCCACGG GTGTTTGTGTCAGTGAACTGTCTGAGTACAGACTTCTCCCCTCAAAAGGGAGTGCGGGGCCTTCCTCTCAACCTCCAGATTGACACCTACAGCTGTGGTGGCCATGGTGACAAGCTAGTGCACAGAGCCTACTGCCAGATCAAGGTGTTCTGTGACAAAGGTGCCGAGAGGAAGATCCGAGACGAGGAGAGGAAGCAGACTCAAAGGAAGGGAAGGGGACAGGAGACAACTGCAGCCT GTGTGGAAGACCCTCTGAAGCTGAAGCATGTGGACATAACATCGTTCAAAGCCATGAGTGATATGGACTCCCAGCCGGTCCTCTTCATCCCTGAGGTTTACTTCCCCAGCACCCAGCGCCACCAT GCATGCCTATCAGATGACGGTGAGGATGG CTTGGGGCAGAAGAGACTGCTCCACTATGATGAGGAATTTGACTCTGCCACTCACAAGAGAGCCAGGAGGGAGGAGCCAGAAAAGG TGCTGCTCTACGTCCGTaaggagacagaggaggtgtTTGATGCTCTAATGCTGAGGACGCCCACTCTGGCAGGACTACTGGAGGCT GTATCTGATAAATATGAGCTGCCGCTTGGAAAAATGGGGAAAGTCTACAAGAGGTGCAAAAAAGG GATCCTAGTTCATATGGACGACAACATCATCAAGCATTACTCCAACGAGGATGCCTTCCACATTCGCATGGAGGAGGTCGGGGGAAAGGTCCTGCTGACACTGACCGAGATCTGA